Proteins from one Actinobacillus delphinicola genomic window:
- a CDS encoding P-loop NTPase fold protein, with protein MIDVFIEIKNNMSSLKFILRSIAANNPIILFIDELDRCRPDYTLKFLEIIKHTFDIPNIKFVFIINKKQLIPIIQNTYGNEIYLDKFFKLEISLQNIFFKTIKRTYVNNSLEYFLTLIKNDKILDYNIDNILSILFDNWSVNFDHKSKFTFITVNLLKNWIEDCSLRKVEKVVNNLRLYKIITQKNLIENGWVTTNYDCIKFATILLFTLDKESALGFYKINKTELNPQEYNANMLSSLLKLPTDIFYVEDDGFFINFPFEIKNILDTLNLSV; from the coding sequence ATAATAGATGTTTTTATTGAAATAAAAAATAATATGTCAAGCCTTAAATTTATTTTACGTTCAATAGCTGCAAATAATCCAATTATTTTATTTATTGATGAATTAGATAGATGTAGACCAGATTATACATTAAAATTTTTAGAAATAATTAAACATACTTTTGATATCCCCAATATTAAATTTGTATTTATAATAAATAAAAAACAGCTAATTCCTATCATACAGAATACTTATGGAAATGAAATATATTTAGATAAATTCTTTAAACTTGAAATTTCACTCCAAAATATTTTTTTTAAGACTATTAAGCGTACATATGTTAATAATTCTCTAGAATATTTTTTAACGTTAATTAAAAATGATAAAATTTTAGACTATAATATAGACAATATTCTTTCTATACTTTTTGATAACTGGAGTGTAAATTTTGATCATAAAAGCAAATTTACATTTATAACTGTTAATTTATTAAAAAACTGGATAGAAGATTGTTCTCTTAGAAAAGTAGAAAAAGTAGTAAATAATCTACGTCTTTATAAAATCATTACACAAAAAAATCTTATTGAGAATGGTTGGGTCACTACCAATTACGACTGTATTAAATTTGCAACTATATTACTTTTCACCCTAGATAAGGAATCTGCTTTAGGCTTTTATAAGATAAATAAAACTGAATTAAATCCTCAAGAATATAACGCCAATATGCTGTCATCTTTACTTAAATTACCAACAGATATTTTTTATGTAGAGGATGATGGCTTTTTTATCAATTTTCCTTTCGAAATAAAAAATATTTTAGATACATTAAATTTATCGGTATAA
- a CDS encoding P-loop NTPase fold protein, which produces MNVDEMQNLTFEKRDEFNRKPMAEKIIRILNTENEDFTPMVIDGDWGTGKTEFCFKLINLYKENIRDSVEDKIKNTTIIYFDAFENDYLNNPLISLLSTLTNSLEKSNLKLRNKFISDIKTIFKNIPIVTLQTVSNIVLGQEVTQFSKDLLKKSNT; this is translated from the coding sequence ATGAATGTAGATGAAATGCAAAACTTAACCTTTGAAAAGCGAGATGAATTTAATCGAAAACCTATGGCAGAAAAAATAATAAGAATCCTCAATACCGAAAATGAAGATTTTACACCAATGGTTATAGATGGAGATTGGGGAACAGGAAAAACAGAGTTTTGCTTTAAGTTAATTAATTTATATAAGGAAAATATTAGGGATAGTGTAGAAGATAAAATAAAAAATACTACAATAATTTATTTTGATGCATTTGAAAATGATTACTTAAATAATCCATTAATCAGCCTTTTAAGTACCCTTACTAATAGTCTTGAAAAATCTAATCTAAAACTTAGGAATAAATTTATTTCCGATATTAAAACTATCTTTAAAAATATTCCTATCGTCACCTTACAAACAGTATCAAATATTGTATTAGGTCAGGAGGTCACTCAGTTTAGTAAGGATTTATTAAAAAAATCAAACACCTAA
- a CDS encoding helix-turn-helix domain-containing protein, which translates to MTHLNKLNLIKFDITDYLKDENTLLAYWQQSLDSDDEAMFNATLDNIMRTRKGLEMSDNN; encoded by the coding sequence ATGACTCACTTGAATAAATTAAATTTAATAAAATTTGATATCACTGATTATTTAAAAGACGAAAATACGCTACTCGCCTACTGGCAACAATCCCTCGATTCGGATGATGAAGCCATGTTCAATGCCACTTTAGATAACATTATGCGAACAAGAAAAGGGCTTGAGATGAGTGATAATAATTAA
- a CDS encoding LysM-like peptidoglycan-binding domain-containing protein: MLNDESNTQGIAPNKIPPKQTSVEEKNAQDPVADVSDHSIFDKPERELQNLAEREALENQDVVVQPNPVIQEESNEINTLIQENAAARSEDAEELKEEKPTLSPEPHFSHSEHDEELVYPEIKLKPRPENEIKSEDNEPEKDDAQTPPPVPPVEQKPKWLHPESWRCLQSMPPKYRRPLALLILIIIILIIISFLKPQAHSVQALEKANVASTTTSNSVITTPKSTQGGLSNVLDDANSSSTNTMNTAQNHSVAIGASHDSLSNNMNTLAPLTTDADANADTATIQTPDMATSATVDNTSVAIPTAGTTTETTAQPTPTQAENTAMRNAEVQPTSVPNNDVFAAAEKANLLPPVNDALASQTTGKTKVLVMHRGVSLMQIFRNHHLRLSDIIAMSKVGHHGRLLSELNPGDKVTVKLTPSRHVSELILPNGERFIRQANGSYIFTK, translated from the coding sequence ATGTTAAACGACGAGTCAAATACACAAGGCATCGCTCCCAATAAGATTCCACCAAAACAAACTTCAGTGGAAGAAAAAAATGCGCAAGATCCAGTAGCTGACGTAAGTGATCATTCCATTTTTGATAAACCTGAAAGAGAATTACAAAATCTGGCAGAAAGAGAAGCCCTCGAAAACCAAGATGTTGTAGTTCAACCTAATCCTGTTATTCAGGAAGAGTCCAATGAAATCAATACTCTTATCCAAGAAAATGCGGCAGCACGTAGTGAAGATGCTGAAGAATTAAAAGAAGAAAAGCCAACACTTTCTCCTGAACCGCATTTTTCACATTCAGAACATGACGAAGAATTGGTTTACCCTGAAATCAAACTAAAACCTCGCCCTGAAAATGAAATTAAATCAGAGGATAATGAGCCTGAAAAAGATGATGCCCAAACTCCTCCGCCCGTCCCACCAGTTGAGCAAAAACCAAAATGGTTACATCCTGAAAGTTGGCGTTGCCTTCAATCTATGCCGCCTAAATACCGTCGCCCACTCGCACTATTAATTTTGATTATCATCATTTTAATCATTATTAGTTTCTTAAAACCCCAAGCGCATTCTGTTCAAGCACTTGAAAAAGCAAATGTGGCGAGTACAACTACTTCCAATAGTGTGATTACTACGCCAAAATCAACACAAGGTGGTTTAAGTAATGTTTTAGATGATGCAAATTCATCCTCTACAAATACAATGAATACTGCACAAAATCATAGTGTTGCTATCGGTGCATCTCATGATTCTTTATCTAATAATATGAATACCCTTGCACCACTTACAACGGATGCGGATGCAAATGCGGATACGGCTACAATACAAACCCCTGATATGGCAACATCTGCAACGGTAGATAATACATCTGTTGCAATACCAACAGCGGGTACAACCACAGAGACTACTGCTCAACCAACACCAACTCAAGCAGAAAACACTGCTATGAGAAATGCAGAGGTACAGCCAACATCGGTACCAAATAATGATGTTTTTGCTGCTGCAGAAAAAGCAAATTTACTTCCACCTGTAAATGATGCCTTAGCTTCCCAAACAACTGGAAAAACTAAAGTATTAGTCATGCATCGTGGTGTATCATTAATGCAAATTTTCCGTAATCACCACCTTCGCCTTAGCGATATTATTGCTATGAGCAAAGTGGGTCATCATGGTCGTCTATTAAGTGAACTTAATCCTGGTGATAAAGTTACCGTAAAATTGACACCATCACGTCACGTTAGTGAATTAATTCTACCAAATGGCGAACGCTTTATTCGCCAAGCAAATGGTAGCTATATTTTCACAAAATGA
- the epmB gene encoding EF-P beta-lysylation protein EpmB has translation MTSTLENQWLYELSTAIKDPHVLVEKLALNTAEFEKDFAARRLFPVLVPQAFLDRIQKGNPQDPLFLQVMSSEKEFLAAEGFSKDPLDEQHPPVPGILHKYHNRLLFMIKNSCAVNCRYCFRRHFPYAENKGNKENWLRALGYIADHPEIEEVIFSGGDPLMAKDNELEFIIDELGKIPHLKRLRIHSRLPVVIPSRITNKLCEILENTRLQTILVTHINHPNEIDGRLSQAMQKLYRAGVTLLNQSVLLKDVNNDAQILKQLNDKLFDSRILPYYLHLLDKVEGASHFYISDEQALTIYRELQAITSGYLVPKLAREIGGEKNKTLFS, from the coding sequence ATGACATCAACTCTCGAAAACCAATGGCTTTACGAACTTTCAACAGCCATTAAAGATCCACACGTTCTCGTGGAAAAATTAGCATTAAATACAGCTGAATTTGAAAAAGATTTTGCTGCACGTCGCCTCTTTCCCGTTTTAGTTCCGCAAGCATTCTTAGATCGCATACAAAAAGGCAACCCTCAGGATCCGCTTTTCCTACAAGTCATGAGTAGTGAAAAAGAATTTTTAGCTGCGGAGGGCTTTTCTAAAGATCCGCTTGATGAACAGCACCCTCCTGTGCCTGGAATTTTACATAAATATCATAATCGTCTGTTATTTATGATAAAAAATAGCTGTGCGGTAAATTGTCGCTATTGCTTCCGTCGCCACTTCCCCTACGCAGAAAATAAAGGTAATAAAGAGAATTGGCTGCGTGCATTAGGCTATATTGCCGATCATCCCGAAATTGAAGAAGTCATTTTCTCAGGGGGCGATCCGCTTATGGCGAAAGATAATGAGCTTGAATTTATTATTGATGAATTAGGAAAAATTCCACATTTAAAACGTTTGCGCATTCATTCTCGCTTGCCAGTTGTTATCCCTAGCCGAATTACGAATAAATTGTGTGAAATTTTAGAAAATACCCGATTACAAACAATTTTAGTCACCCATATCAATCATCCAAACGAAATTGATGGTCGATTATCGCAAGCTATGCAAAAATTATATCGCGCAGGCGTGACTTTACTTAATCAGTCCGTATTACTAAAAGATGTGAATAATGATGCTCAAATTTTAAAACAGCTTAACGACAAACTGTTTGATAGCCGAATTTTGCCATATTATTTGCATCTGTTAGATAAAGTTGAAGGCGCAAGTCATTTTTATATTTCGGATGAGCAAGCGCTCACTATTTATCGTGAACTTCAAGCCATTACCTCTGGTTATCTCGTGCCTAAACTCGCACGTGAAATTGGCGGTGAAAAAAATAAAACATTATTTTCGTAG